A part of Acidobacteriota bacterium genomic DNA contains:
- a CDS encoding DUF2934 domain-containing protein — protein MARRKTPKVAPDETALPTPAEEMRDQRLERVAARAYEIYEARGGEAGQDLDDWLQAEREVDLEIAEENRED, from the coding sequence ATGGCCAGGCGAAAGACACCGAAGGTTGCTCCCGACGAGACCGCGCTGCCGACGCCCGCGGAAGAGATGCGCGACCAGCGGCTCGAGCGCGTCGCCGCACGCGCCTACGAGATCTACGAAGCGCGGGGCGGCGAGGCCGGTCAGGATCTCGACGACTGGCTGCAGGCCGAGCGCGAAGTCGACCTCGAGATCGCCGAGGAGAATCGCGAGGACTGA
- the recA gene encoding recombinase RecA — MAAPVERFERHDDRTDKERLKAVEMAVGQIEKQFGKGSIMRLGGKDAIAPIASISTGSISVDWALGVGGLPRGRVIEIFGPESSGKTTLALQTIAQAQKLGGVAAFVDAEHALDAQYAQKLGIDLENLLVSQPDNGEQALEIVEVLVRSNGVDVVVVDSVAALVPRAEIEGEMGEAQVGLQARLMSQALRKLTGVVSKSKTCLIFINQLREKIGVMFGNPETTTGGRALKFYSSVRVDIRRIGAIKDGETTVGGRTRIKIVKNKLAPPFREAEFDVMYGEGISREGDLVDQGVEHKIIDKSGTWFSYGGERMGQGRENAKAFLKANPDIAMAIEQKLRQALGLPPIGGGSAAGE; from the coding sequence ATGGCAGCACCCGTAGAACGATTCGAACGGCACGACGACCGGACGGACAAGGAACGCCTGAAGGCGGTCGAGATGGCGGTCGGCCAGATTGAAAAGCAGTTCGGCAAGGGGTCGATCATGCGGCTCGGCGGCAAGGACGCCATCGCGCCGATCGCCTCGATCTCGACCGGATCGATCAGCGTGGACTGGGCGCTCGGCGTGGGCGGGCTGCCGCGCGGGCGCGTCATCGAGATCTTCGGACCGGAGTCCTCGGGCAAGACCACCCTGGCGCTGCAGACGATCGCCCAGGCGCAGAAGCTCGGCGGCGTGGCGGCCTTCGTCGACGCCGAGCACGCGCTCGACGCGCAGTACGCGCAGAAGCTCGGCATCGATCTCGAGAACCTGCTCGTCTCGCAGCCCGACAACGGCGAACAGGCGCTCGAAATCGTCGAGGTCCTCGTCCGCTCCAACGGCGTCGACGTCGTCGTCGTGGACTCGGTCGCGGCGCTCGTTCCGCGCGCGGAGATCGAGGGCGAGATGGGCGAAGCGCAGGTCGGCCTGCAGGCGCGCCTGATGTCGCAGGCCCTCCGCAAGCTCACCGGCGTGGTCTCGAAATCGAAGACCTGTCTCATCTTCATCAACCAGCTTCGCGAGAAGATCGGCGTGATGTTCGGCAACCCGGAGACGACGACCGGCGGCCGCGCGCTGAAGTTCTACTCGTCGGTGCGGGTCGACATCCGTCGCATCGGCGCCATCAAGGACGGCGAGACGACCGTCGGCGGCCGCACGCGGATCAAGATCGTCAAGAACAAGCTCGCACCGCCCTTCCGCGAGGCCGAGTTCGACGTGATGTACGGCGAAGGCATCTCGCGCGAGGGGGACCTCGTCGACCAGGGCGTCGAACACAAGATCATCGACAAGAGCGGCACCTGGTTCTCGTACGGCGGCGAGCGGATGGGCCAGGGACGAGAGAACGCGAAAGCGTTTCTCAAGGCGAATCCCGACATCGCCATGGCGATCGAGCAGAAGCTTCGTCAGGCCCTGGGCCTGCCGCCGATCGGCGGTGGCTCGGCCGCGGGGGAATGA
- a CDS encoding sensor histidine kinase produces MVRSGQLDLVTPRVVFRAYAVGVAAFGLLVFLWGPVWIHGALNWPGARPDALVRIAGGSALLLACAAAGLQQFDEDHAGRRALRWFVGGHWLLASVLLLQARAIWGYDVPRWYGAGLNVALLVSSLLLAGQAVVEDRGRRTTHSLVTLVPDLQLDLQMRSRYEHEIRKAAALEERARFARDLHDAVKQQIFAIQTSAATAEARLAGDPAEAAAALARIRDGARSAMTELDSLIAGLRTSPIELSGLRDALRRECEALELRTGAKVTLEIGALPPSGLLPPGAPDALYRIAQEALSNVARHARATAVHVSLHGTAHSVELAVEDDGVGVDGNRTSAGQGLDNIRERAREHKGHAEIGTRLGGGTSLVVWMPLYLVEPAYFRTRAVAYGLATLALAVIFLARWVPLTFSASFLPLGLFAFNCVRYAVAWRRARRLVAATS; encoded by the coding sequence ATGGTGCGCTCCGGTCAGCTCGATCTGGTGACGCCTCGCGTGGTGTTCCGAGCCTACGCCGTTGGAGTCGCCGCCTTCGGCCTGCTGGTCTTCCTGTGGGGCCCGGTCTGGATTCACGGCGCGTTGAATTGGCCGGGAGCGCGTCCTGACGCGCTCGTCAGGATCGCCGGCGGGTCGGCGCTCCTGCTGGCCTGCGCCGCCGCCGGGCTGCAGCAGTTCGACGAGGACCATGCCGGACGGCGGGCGCTCCGGTGGTTCGTCGGCGGGCACTGGCTGCTGGCGAGCGTCCTGCTCTTGCAGGCACGGGCGATCTGGGGCTACGACGTTCCGCGCTGGTATGGCGCCGGCCTCAACGTGGCGCTGCTCGTCTCCAGCCTGCTCTTGGCCGGTCAAGCGGTCGTCGAGGATCGGGGACGGCGCACGACGCACTCCCTCGTGACGCTCGTCCCTGACCTCCAGCTCGATCTTCAAATGCGCTCGAGATACGAGCACGAAATCCGGAAGGCGGCCGCGCTCGAGGAACGTGCCCGGTTCGCTCGGGATCTCCACGACGCCGTGAAGCAGCAGATATTCGCGATCCAGACGTCCGCCGCGACCGCCGAAGCCCGCCTTGCAGGCGATCCGGCGGAGGCCGCGGCGGCGCTCGCGCGGATTCGAGACGGCGCCCGCTCGGCGATGACCGAGCTCGACTCGCTCATCGCGGGCCTGCGCACCTCGCCGATCGAGCTGTCCGGCCTGCGTGACGCGTTGCGACGCGAGTGCGAGGCGCTCGAGCTCCGGACGGGTGCGAAGGTGACCCTCGAGATCGGAGCGCTGCCGCCGAGCGGGCTGCTTCCACCGGGCGCGCCTGACGCGCTCTACCGAATTGCCCAGGAAGCGCTCTCGAACGTCGCGCGTCACGCGAGGGCAACGGCGGTCCACGTCTCGCTGCACGGCACGGCGCACTCAGTGGAGTTGGCCGTCGAGGACGATGGCGTAGGCGTCGATGGGAATCGAACGTCCGCCGGACAGGGTCTGGACAACATTCGCGAAAGAGCCCGCGAACACAAAGGCCATGCGGAAATAGGAACTCGGCTCGGCGGCGGAACGTCGCTCGTGGTGTGGATGCCGCTGTATCTGGTCGAGCCGGCGTACTTCAGGACTCGCGCGGTGGCCTACGGGCTCGCGACGCTGGCGCTCGCCGTGATCTTCCTCGCCCGGTGGGTGCCGCTGACGTTCTCGGCGTCGTTTCTCCCGCTGGGCCTCTTCGCGTTCAACTGTGTCCGCTACGCCGTCGCCTGGCGCCGTGCGCGCCGCCTTGTCGCCGCAACGTCGTGA
- a CDS encoding VWA domain-containing protein — protein sequence MRRAFLGLVLGLAWLAVPDAQQTPPAELPPTFRAGVDLVTLDVSVLDDDRRPVRGLTARDFTVLERGTPLPIVAFNAVDVPERHVSAAAWLHEVAPDVVSNRFEPDRLIVLLLDDWNVAVNPADVLQAKRIAHAIVDELGRSDYAAVIYTFSHEKGQEFTTDVSRIREAIDRFTSSRPALPEPPPSMACPHNECVTATLRAVSDFMRDSWPGRRKAIAYISPEGNYTTGPQSIGGVDGMTKAGDSAALWDSGPDLERTFRALQRANVNVYQYDTRGLADSLGIDISPNTSSVMGMFADNTGGRIVTRTNAPDARVSEMLVETGSYYMLGVEPPSSGSDGFRRVEVRVSHPGVTVRTRSGYYSGSNTKSAPAKVVPTALDNAMAGARPVGDLPLSLTAAPFATPAGAAVAVVAGLDRGPDAPAREVIDIAVRAFSQATGDRRSKGVATTKLELTRRPTAADVVHYDLGSRLDLAPGRYEIRLAADSSATGRAGSAFVYVTVPDFAREALSASGLVLTRVPASRASGSDPLAALLPFTPTTARTFGAHEQAAAVLRLYQSSKDAGAIAVTARLRDEADRVVFERAETVNVDGGQPTVRTAEYRLELPLAELEPGEYLLQVQAAAGPMKTGRQIRFHVE from the coding sequence ATGCGCCGCGCCTTCCTCGGCCTTGTGCTCGGCCTCGCGTGGCTGGCGGTCCCGGATGCGCAGCAGACGCCGCCCGCCGAACTGCCACCGACGTTCCGCGCGGGCGTCGACCTGGTCACGCTCGACGTCTCGGTCCTCGACGACGACCGCCGGCCGGTCCGCGGCCTCACCGCGCGTGACTTCACGGTGCTCGAACGCGGCACGCCGCTCCCCATCGTCGCCTTCAACGCGGTGGACGTGCCCGAGCGCCACGTCAGCGCGGCCGCCTGGCTCCACGAGGTCGCGCCGGACGTCGTCTCCAATCGCTTCGAGCCTGACCGGCTGATCGTCCTGCTCCTCGACGACTGGAATGTCGCCGTGAACCCGGCCGACGTGCTCCAGGCGAAGCGGATCGCTCACGCCATCGTCGACGAGCTCGGCCGTTCCGACTACGCGGCGGTGATCTACACCTTCTCGCACGAGAAGGGGCAGGAGTTCACGACCGACGTGTCACGCATCCGCGAGGCGATCGATCGCTTCACGTCGAGCCGCCCCGCGCTGCCGGAACCGCCGCCGTCGATGGCCTGCCCGCACAACGAGTGCGTGACGGCGACGCTGCGTGCCGTCAGCGACTTCATGCGCGACAGTTGGCCGGGCCGCCGCAAGGCGATCGCCTACATCAGCCCGGAAGGAAACTACACCACGGGTCCGCAGAGCATCGGCGGCGTGGACGGCATGACGAAGGCAGGCGACAGCGCTGCCCTGTGGGACTCCGGCCCCGATCTCGAGCGGACGTTTCGGGCCCTGCAGCGAGCGAACGTGAACGTCTACCAGTACGACACACGCGGTCTGGCTGACTCGCTCGGGATCGACATCAGCCCGAACACCTCGTCCGTCATGGGCATGTTCGCGGACAACACGGGCGGCCGCATCGTCACGCGGACCAACGCGCCAGACGCCCGCGTGTCCGAGATGCTGGTGGAGACCGGCTCGTACTACATGCTCGGCGTCGAGCCGCCGTCGTCCGGCAGCGACGGATTCCGGCGGGTCGAAGTGCGCGTTTCCCATCCTGGGGTCACGGTCCGGACGCGCAGCGGTTACTACAGCGGATCGAACACGAAGAGCGCGCCGGCCAAAGTCGTGCCCACCGCGCTCGACAACGCGATGGCCGGCGCCCGGCCGGTCGGCGATCTGCCGCTCAGCCTGACGGCGGCGCCGTTCGCGACGCCGGCGGGCGCGGCGGTTGCCGTGGTCGCGGGTCTCGATCGTGGACCGGACGCGCCGGCGCGTGAAGTGATCGACATCGCGGTGCGCGCCTTCAGCCAGGCCACTGGCGATCGGCGTTCGAAGGGCGTGGCGACGACGAAGCTGGAGCTGACGCGGCGGCCGACGGCGGCCGACGTCGTGCATTACGACCTGGGCAGCCGGCTCGATCTCGCGCCGGGCCGCTACGAGATTCGGCTCGCGGCCGACAGCTCGGCGACGGGCCGCGCCGGCAGCGCCTTCGTGTACGTCACGGTGCCGGATTTCGCACGCGAAGCGCTGTCAGCCTCCGGCCTCGTGCTCACGCGGGTGCCCGCGTCGCGCGCCAGCGGCAGCGATCCGCTCGCCGCGCTGCTGCCATTCACGCCGACCACGGCGCGGACCTTCGGCGCGCACGAGCAGGCGGCCGCCGTGCTCCGGCTCTATCAGTCTTCGAAGGATGCCGGGGCGATCGCCGTTACGGCTCGGCTCCGCGACGAAGCCGATCGCGTCGTGTTCGAACGCGCCGAGACGGTGAACGTCGACGGCGGGCAGCCGACGGTTCGGACGGCCGAGTACCGCCTGGAGCTGCCGTTGGCCGAACTCGAACCTGGGGAGTACCTGCTGCAGGTGCAAGCGGCTGCCGGCCCGATGAAGACGGGCCGGCAGATCCGGTTTCACGTCGAGTGA
- a CDS encoding sigma-70 family RNA polymerase sigma factor, which produces MTAQAPAGAQAGDEDQPLVERSRAGDVQAFGLLVEKYQHRIVNVARALLPRPDEAEDVAQEVFLRAFQGLRGFRGGSLFRTWLYRIAANTARTHVSRRRDRREDAPGDDVLAEMPSPADVERALVDRDRVNRALAAVPIEFREVLVLRDIEGLDYREIAAALSLPIGTVESRLFRGRQRLRAALLGTETDHDT; this is translated from the coding sequence GTGACAGCACAGGCGCCGGCCGGCGCGCAGGCGGGCGATGAGGATCAGCCGCTCGTCGAACGATCGCGCGCGGGCGACGTGCAGGCCTTCGGCCTGCTCGTCGAGAAGTACCAGCACCGGATCGTCAACGTCGCCCGAGCGCTCCTGCCGCGGCCGGACGAGGCGGAGGACGTCGCGCAGGAGGTGTTCCTCCGCGCGTTCCAGGGGCTGAGGGGCTTTCGCGGGGGCAGCCTCTTTCGCACCTGGCTATATCGCATCGCCGCCAACACGGCGCGAACGCACGTCTCGCGGCGGCGCGATCGGCGTGAGGACGCGCCCGGCGACGATGTCCTCGCCGAGATGCCCTCGCCGGCCGACGTAGAGCGGGCGCTCGTCGATCGCGACCGCGTGAACCGCGCGCTGGCGGCGGTGCCGATCGAGTTCCGCGAGGTGCTCGTGCTGCGCGACATCGAGGGGCTCGACTATCGCGAGATCGCGGCCGCGCTGAGCCTGCCGATCGGCACGGTCGAATCGCGGCTCTTCCGCGGTCGCCAGCGACTGCGCGCCGCGTTGCTGGGCACGGAGACCGACCATGACACGTGA
- a CDS encoding PadR family transcriptional regulator: MAVVDADESRNGARRSIERELKRGTLELIVLHLLAPGEAYGYEIGSALATASDGTLTVTDGTLYPVLYRLERAGFVQVRWDTPERGVPRKYYRLAPAGHAELARLEHEWTTFATAMAKLLRNERS, from the coding sequence ATGGCTGTCGTGGACGCCGACGAGAGTCGCAACGGCGCGCGAAGAAGCATCGAGCGCGAGCTGAAGCGCGGCACGCTCGAGTTGATCGTCCTGCACCTGCTGGCCCCAGGCGAAGCCTACGGGTACGAGATCGGCTCCGCGCTCGCCACCGCGAGCGATGGGACGCTGACGGTGACGGACGGCACGCTCTACCCCGTCCTGTATCGCCTCGAGCGAGCCGGGTTCGTCCAGGTCCGGTGGGACACGCCCGAGCGTGGCGTACCGCGCAAGTACTACAGGCTCGCACCGGCCGGCCATGCCGAGCTGGCCCGGCTGGAACACGAGTGGACCACCTTTGCCACCGCCATGGCGAAGCTGCTGCGCAACGAGAGGAGCTGA
- a CDS encoding amino acid ABC transporter ATP-binding protein, which translates to MSAVLSVASLGLRRGAREILRGVSFEVPPHGIVALMGLSGSGKTTILRAVTGLEPFDAGAIVVGPVRLDTGASPHAALASLRRHVGLVFQAHHLFDHLTAIENVALAPVHVQRVAPAAARTRAQTLLDELGVGHRGGALPRELSGGEAQRVAIARALATDPPLLLLDEPTASLDPARRNSLGDTLRAIAATGRALLLTSHDVDFVRDYATAVIVLAQGVVVESGPPQDVLERPRHGETKRLLNAR; encoded by the coding sequence GTGAGCGCGGTCTTGAGCGTCGCGTCGCTCGGCCTGCGCCGTGGTGCGCGCGAGATCCTGCGCGGCGTGTCCTTCGAAGTGCCGCCGCACGGGATCGTCGCGCTCATGGGCCTCTCGGGCTCGGGCAAGACGACGATCCTGCGCGCGGTGACGGGCCTCGAGCCCTTCGACGCCGGCGCGATCGTCGTCGGCCCAGTGCGTCTCGACACCGGCGCGTCGCCCCACGCGGCGCTGGCGTCGCTCCGCCGCCACGTCGGGCTCGTGTTCCAGGCGCATCATCTGTTCGACCACCTCACGGCGATCGAGAACGTGGCGCTCGCGCCCGTGCACGTCCAGCGCGTGGCGCCGGCCGCGGCGCGCACCCGTGCGCAGACCCTGCTCGACGAGCTCGGTGTCGGCCATCGCGGCGGCGCGCTGCCGCGCGAGCTGTCGGGCGGAGAAGCACAGCGCGTGGCGATCGCTCGAGCGCTCGCGACCGATCCGCCGCTGCTCTTGCTCGACGAGCCGACGGCATCGCTCGATCCCGCGCGGCGCAACAGCCTCGGCGACACGCTGCGAGCGATCGCCGCGACCGGGCGCGCGCTGCTCCTCACGTCGCACGACGTGGACTTCGTCCGCGACTACGCGACCGCCGTCATCGTCCTCGCCCAGGGCGTGGTCGTCGAATCGGGACCGCCGCAGGACGTGCTGGAACGGCCGCGGCACGGCGAGACGAAGCGGCTGCTCAACGCACGCTGA
- a CDS encoding response regulator transcription factor: MTPIAVALVDDHRVVTRSLKAWLESFPDFRIVGIAASGEELLRHLTEWRPDVVLQDLLIPGGLDGIETTRRAVARMPGLKVLALTASVDEPRMIAVLRAGAVGYLRKDAEPETLVSAIRAVAHGRTYIDPTAAGAVLASAAPATPLTPRELEVMRLVALGKSNKQIAAALEIGEQTVKSHVAHVLDKLQVESRGQVVVEAIRRRLISVEDL, from the coding sequence GTGACGCCCATCGCCGTCGCCCTCGTGGACGACCATCGCGTCGTCACCCGGAGCCTGAAGGCCTGGCTCGAATCGTTTCCCGACTTCCGCATCGTCGGGATTGCGGCGAGCGGGGAAGAGCTGCTGCGTCATCTAACCGAGTGGCGGCCGGACGTCGTGCTGCAGGATCTTCTGATCCCCGGCGGCTTGGACGGCATCGAAACCACGCGGCGGGCGGTCGCGCGGATGCCGGGCTTGAAGGTGCTCGCGCTGACCGCGTCGGTGGACGAGCCGCGGATGATCGCGGTGCTGCGTGCCGGAGCCGTCGGCTACCTCAGGAAGGATGCCGAGCCCGAAACGCTGGTGTCGGCGATCCGGGCCGTCGCGCACGGGCGCACCTACATCGATCCGACGGCGGCGGGCGCCGTGCTGGCGTCTGCGGCGCCTGCCACGCCGCTCACGCCGAGAGAGCTCGAGGTCATGCGCCTCGTCGCGCTCGGCAAGTCCAACAAGCAGATCGCCGCGGCTCTGGAGATCGGCGAACAGACGGTCAAGTCGCACGTCGCGCACGTCCTCGACAAGCTGCAAGTCGAAAGCCGCGGGCAGGTCGTCGTCGAGGCGATCCGGCGCCGGCTGATCTCGGTCGAGGACTTGTGA
- a CDS encoding RDD family protein, producing the protein MTTFDSYLEQVLDRIPRHLPLRDQVAQDLRSTFADRQARGEGADEAIRQLGDPTALAESYLSAVPMRPAPFMARVGAKLVDALLYGMALPIPAIVLLRMTFTGTNTGPRTIAVVLILGLIGMGFWLLSAAAETRYGRTPGKKLMGLHVVRESGRRIGFGQAIVRQLPMFLNIFWIDALFALFTERHQRAFELLSRTRTVRDA; encoded by the coding sequence GTGACCACGTTTGATAGCTATCTCGAGCAGGTACTCGATCGGATCCCTCGTCACCTGCCGTTGCGCGATCAGGTGGCGCAGGACCTCAGGAGCACGTTCGCCGATCGACAGGCGCGCGGCGAGGGCGCCGATGAGGCAATCCGACAACTGGGGGATCCCACCGCGCTGGCGGAGTCGTACCTGTCGGCTGTGCCGATGAGGCCGGCGCCCTTCATGGCCCGCGTCGGCGCGAAGCTCGTGGACGCGTTGCTCTACGGCATGGCGCTGCCGATTCCGGCGATCGTCTTGCTGCGGATGACGTTCACCGGCACCAACACAGGTCCAAGGACCATCGCGGTCGTTTTGATCCTTGGATTGATCGGGATGGGGTTCTGGCTCCTGAGCGCCGCGGCCGAGACGCGGTACGGCCGAACGCCTGGCAAGAAGCTGATGGGCCTGCACGTCGTGCGCGAATCGGGTCGTCGCATCGGCTTCGGTCAAGCCATCGTCCGCCAGTTGCCGATGTTCCTGAACATCTTCTGGATCGACGCGCTGTTCGCGCTGTTCACCGAGCGACATCAGCGCGCGTTCGAGCTGCTGTCGCGCACGCGCACCGTGCGCGACGCGTAG
- a CDS encoding Spy/CpxP family protein refolding chaperone has protein sequence MRTHLVTIGAASLIALSVAVTVDAQRAGGPRRGGGPPAPEASAPAQAVPDRVPDGRGGAGRGGPAGFAGPRLNLTDDQQKTISAIVRKSRDEVAPLTDELVLARRNLHRELFADSRDNGKVSSLAARVATLEKQILDARVKSDAAIADVLTPEQRQTARTTGPRFRGRGGRGPGGPGFQGGRGPRFQGSAGQRFQGPRFQGPRGRGQ, from the coding sequence ATGCGCACTCATCTCGTCACCATCGGTGCCGCCTCGCTGATCGCGCTGTCGGTGGCCGTCACCGTCGACGCGCAGCGCGCCGGCGGCCCTCGGCGCGGCGGCGGCCCGCCCGCGCCCGAGGCGTCGGCCCCGGCCCAGGCGGTTCCCGACCGGGTGCCCGACGGGCGCGGCGGCGCAGGCCGCGGCGGGCCCGCCGGCTTCGCCGGTCCGCGGCTCAACCTGACCGACGATCAGCAGAAGACGATCAGCGCCATCGTTCGGAAGTCGCGCGACGAGGTCGCGCCGCTCACGGACGAGCTCGTTCTCGCGCGCCGCAATCTGCATCGTGAGCTCTTCGCCGACAGCCGCGACAACGGCAAGGTCTCCTCGCTCGCCGCGCGCGTGGCGACGCTCGAGAAACAGATCCTCGACGCACGCGTGAAGTCCGACGCCGCGATTGCGGACGTGCTCACGCCCGAGCAGCGGCAGACGGCCAGAACCACGGGACCGCGGTTCCGCGGACGAGGTGGCCGAGGTCCCGGTGGACCAGGGTTCCAGGGAGGCAGGGGACCGAGGTTCCAAGGTTCCGCGGGACAGCGGTTCCAGGGACCAAGGTTCCAAGGACCTCGTGGCCGAGGGCAGTAG
- a CDS encoding ABC transporter permease subunit (The N-terminal region of this protein, as described by TIGR01726, is a three transmembrane segment that identifies a subfamily of ABC transporter permease subunits, which specificities that include histidine, arginine, glutamine, glutamate, L-cystine (sic), the opines (in Agrobacterium) octopine and nopaline, etc.) — protein sequence MPSPVGHALGAIAIGWAVAAPATTSRRSLLVQAGVLAAIGMSPDLDLLVDRHSRETHSLGAALIVATAAAVWRWPIAPTRARIWLTALLAYFSHPLFDALSPDGTPPIGVMIRWPFSREHWQTGVALFMPIWRHYDGPVFFTHNALALLRELALLLPIVALVWRWRSRVPVRRLLASAVVAILALGAPANAQPAPPLRWGADAEGGAPFIEADPARPDRLRGFDVEIAELIAKDLGRRAEFIQITFTSLDQSVARGDFDVGLGGVEDSPARRAALAVTVPYYEFREVLTVRAADRDRFRALSDLRGRRVATLGGTLAYEILLAAERDHGLRPVSYDDDVHPYTDLVAGRVDAVLLDHVIAERSMRRVGGIVTHPEAVAVGHYVGILAPAQRALRDQINGVLEAAMQDGRLETIFRRWQVWNADQPALYARVLAGETPQGRAADSGFRDGAEEGQPRMSSLAMTRAYLPALFSAAAVTLVLSGLSMSLAILLGAAIAIGRVYGPAIVRLLLTGYVEVMRGTPILLQLFVIYYGLASVIRLPAFAAALIGLGLNYAAYESEIYRGALEAVPKGQLEAARVLGFTERQTLRLVRGPQAFRLALAPMTNDFVAMLKDSSLVSVLTVMELTKQTQIFATNLGSWVVPGLLCAGLYLAMSLPLAHLARRLEERWKAATIS from the coding sequence GTGCCTTCTCCCGTCGGACACGCGCTCGGCGCCATCGCGATCGGGTGGGCCGTCGCGGCGCCAGCGACGACCAGCCGCCGATCGCTGCTGGTGCAGGCGGGCGTGCTCGCGGCGATCGGGATGTCGCCGGACCTCGACCTGCTCGTCGACCGGCACAGCCGCGAAACGCACAGTCTCGGCGCGGCCCTGATCGTCGCGACCGCGGCGGCAGTGTGGCGTTGGCCGATCGCGCCGACCCGTGCACGCATCTGGCTCACCGCGCTGCTCGCGTATTTCAGCCATCCGCTGTTCGACGCGCTCTCGCCCGACGGCACGCCGCCCATCGGCGTGATGATCCGCTGGCCGTTCTCGCGCGAGCACTGGCAGACCGGCGTCGCGCTGTTCATGCCGATCTGGCGGCACTACGACGGGCCGGTGTTCTTCACGCACAACGCGCTCGCACTTCTCCGCGAGCTCGCGCTGCTGCTGCCGATCGTCGCGCTCGTCTGGCGTTGGCGGTCGCGCGTGCCCGTCCGGCGGCTGCTCGCCTCGGCGGTGGTCGCGATCCTCGCCCTTGGGGCACCGGCGAATGCGCAGCCCGCGCCGCCGCTTCGTTGGGGCGCGGACGCCGAAGGCGGCGCGCCCTTCATCGAAGCCGACCCGGCGCGTCCCGATCGACTGCGCGGCTTCGACGTCGAGATCGCCGAGCTCATCGCCAAGGACCTCGGCCGCCGCGCGGAGTTCATCCAGATCACGTTCACCTCGCTCGACCAGTCGGTCGCGCGCGGTGACTTCGACGTGGGCCTCGGCGGCGTCGAGGATTCGCCGGCACGCCGCGCCGCGCTCGCCGTCACGGTTCCGTACTACGAGTTCCGCGAGGTGCTCACCGTGCGCGCGGCCGACCGCGATCGGTTCCGCGCGCTCTCCGACTTGCGCGGCCGTCGTGTCGCGACGCTCGGCGGCACGCTCGCGTACGAGATCCTGCTCGCCGCCGAACGCGATCACGGCCTCCGGCCCGTCTCGTACGACGATGACGTGCACCCGTATACGGACCTGGTGGCCGGGCGGGTGGACGCGGTGCTGCTCGACCACGTGATCGCCGAGCGGTCGATGCGGCGCGTCGGAGGCATCGTCACGCATCCCGAGGCCGTCGCGGTCGGCCACTACGTCGGCATTCTGGCGCCAGCGCAGCGCGCACTCCGTGACCAGATCAACGGGGTTCTCGAAGCCGCCATGCAGGACGGCCGGCTGGAGACGATCTTCCGGCGCTGGCAGGTGTGGAACGCCGATCAGCCGGCGCTCTACGCGAGGGTGCTGGCCGGCGAGACGCCGCAGGGACGTGCCGCCGATTCGGGCTTTCGAGATGGCGCTGAAGAAGGGCAGCCTCGGATGTCGTCCCTGGCGATGACCCGCGCGTACCTCCCGGCGCTCTTCTCGGCCGCGGCCGTCACGCTCGTGCTCTCGGGTCTCTCGATGTCGCTGGCGATTCTGCTCGGCGCGGCGATCGCGATCGGCCGCGTGTACGGGCCGGCCATCGTGCGGCTGCTGCTGACCGGCTATGTCGAGGTCATGCGCGGCACGCCGATCCTGCTGCAGCTCTTCGTCATCTACTACGGCCTCGCGTCGGTGATCCGCCTGCCAGCGTTCGCGGCCGCGCTGATCGGTCTCGGGCTGAACTACGCCGCCTACGAAAGCGAGATCTACCGTGGGGCGCTGGAAGCCGTGCCGAAGGGCCAGCTCGAGGCCGCGCGCGTGCTCGGCTTCACCGAGCGGCAGACGCTCCGGCTCGTGCGCGGACCGCAGGCGTTCCGCCTGGCGCTCGCGCCGATGACGAACGACTTCGTCGCGATGCTCAAGGACTCGTCGCTCGTCTCCGTGCTGACGGTCATGGAGCTCACCAAGCAGACGCAGATCTTCGCGACGAATCTCGGGAGCTGGGTCGTCCCCGGGCTGCTGTGCGCCGGGCTGTACCTCGCGATGTCGCTGCCGCTCGCGCATCTGGCGCGGCGCCTCGAGGAACGCTGGAAGGCGGCGACGATCTCGTGA